The Alosa sapidissima isolate fAloSap1 chromosome 5, fAloSap1.pri, whole genome shotgun sequence genome has a window encoding:
- the trim3b gene encoding tripartite motif-containing protein 3b isoform X1, which produces MAKRESSCSSPAVVRQIDKQFLVCSICLDHYHNPKVLPCLHTFCERCLQNYIPPQSLTLSCPVCRQTSILPEKGVAALQNNFFITNLMEVLQRNPESSPPEACSVLESVSAAVAGKPLSCPNHEGKVMEFYCESCETAMCLDCTEGEHRDHVTVPLRDVLEQHKAALKTQLDTIGNRLPQLTAAIELVSEISKQLTDRKNEAVTEINATFEELERALQQRKSALITDLENICNAKQKVLQAQLSSLLQGKEHIQSSCSFTEQALSHGSATEVLLVQKQMSERVAALARHDFPERPHQNAHLACVVETEGLRRSIQNLGVLLTTAAVGHTSVATGEGLRHAVVGQPAAVTVTTKDKDGELVRSGNAALRAEITTAGPEGSGGGVRAAEPEVTDNKNGTYEVGYTLRSEGEFAFTLTLYGQPVRGSPFRLRAVKLSDVPASPEDVKRRVKSPSGSTGHIRQKAVRRPSSMYSTTKKKENPIEDELIYRVGSRGREKGEFTNLQGISASSNGRVVVADSNNQCIQVFTNDGQFKMRFGVRGRSPGQLQRPTGVTVDMNGDIIVADYDNRWISIFSPDGKFKNKIGSGRLMGPKGVAVDRNGHIIAVDNKACCVFIFQSNGKLVTKFGARGTTDRQFAEKSSANFALEQKLSKSGAAFSPHFVAVNNKNEILVTDFHNHSVKVYNADGEFLFKFGSHGEGNGQFNAPTGVAVDVNGNIIVADWGNSRIQVFDSSGSFLSYINTSADPLYGPQGLALTSDGHVVVADSGNHCFKVYRYLQ; this is translated from the exons ATGGCCAAGCGCgagagcagctgcagcagcccaGCAGTGGTGCGGCAGATAGACAAGCAGTTCCTGGTTTGCAGCATCTGCCTGGACCACTACCACAATCCCAAAGTCCTGCCCTGCCTGCACACGTTCTGCGAGAG gTGTTTACAGAACTACATTCCTCCCCAGTCGCTGACCCTGTCATGTCCCGTGTGTCGGCAGACCTCCATCCTACCTGAGAAGGGCGTGGCCGCCCTCCAGAACAACTTCTTCATCACCAACCTGATGGAGGTGCTCCAGCGGAACCCCGAGTCCTCGCCGCCCGAGGCCTGCAGCGTGCTGGAGTCGGTCAGCGCCGCCGTCGCCGGGAAGCCCCTTTCCTGCCCCAATCACGAGGGCAAG GTGATGGAGTTTTACTGCGAGTCGTGTGAGACGGCCATGTGTTTGGACTGCACGGAGGGAGAGCACAGGGATCATGTGACTGTTCCCTTAAGAGACGTCCTGGAGCAGCACAAAGCAGCTCTGAAGACCCAGCTGGACACCATTGGAAACCG GCTTCCTCAGCTCACGGCAGCCATTGAGCTTGTGAGTGAGATCTCCAAGCAGCTGACCGATAGGAAGAACGAAGCAGTGACCGAGATCAACGCCACGTTCGAGGAGCTGGAGCGAGCGCTGCAGCAACGCAAGAGTGCCCTCATCACAGACCTGGAGAACATCTGCAATGCCAAGCAGAAG GTGTTGCAGGCTCAGCTCTCGTCACTGCTCCAGGGTAAGGAGCACATCCAGAGCAGCTGCAGCTTCACTGAGCAGGCTCTGTCTCACGGCAGCGCCACCGAGGTCCTGCTGGTCCAGAAGCAGATGAGCGAGCGCGTGGCGGCCCTGGCGCGCCACGACTTCCCCGAGCGGCCGCACCAGAACGCCCACCTGGCCTGCGTGGTGGAGACGGAGGGCCTCCGCCGCTCCATCCAGAACCTGGGCGTGCTGCTGACCACCGCCGCCGTGGGCCACACGAGCGTGGCCACGGGCGAGGGCCTGCGCCACGCCGTGGTCGGCCAGCCGGCCGCCGTCACAGTCACCACCAAGGACAAGGACGGCGAGCTGGTGCGCTCGGGCAACGCCGCGCTGAGGGCCGAGATCACCACCGCGGGGCCGGAGGGCAGTGGCGGCGGCGTGCGTGCGGCCGAGCCCGAGGTGACGGACAACAAGAACGGCACGTATGAGGTGGGCTACACGCTGCGCAGCGAGGGCGAGTTCGCCTTCACACTCACGCTCTACGGCCAGCCGGTGCGCGGGAGTCCGTTCCGGCTGCGCGCGGTCAAGCTGTCGGACGTGCCGGCGTCACCGGAGGACGTGAAGAGGAGGGTGAAGTCGCCCAGCGGCAGCACCGGACACATCAGGCAGAAGGCCGTCCGGAGGCCCTCCAGCATGTACAGCACCACCAAGAAGAAGGAGAACCCCATCGAGGACGAGCTCATCTACAGAGTGG GCTCACGAGGTCGAGAGAAGGGAGAGTTCACTAATCTGCAAGGCATTTCAGCCTCCAGCAATGGAAGGGTTGTGGTGGCCGACAGCAACAACCAGTGCATTCAG GTGTTTACAAACGATGGGCAGTTCAAGATGAGGTTTGGGGTCAGAGGTCGTTCCCCAGGGCAACTGCAGCGGCCCACAGGTGTTACAGTGGACATGAATGGGGACATCATAGTGGCAGACTATGACAATAGGTGGATCAGCATCTTCTCACCTGACGGAAAGTTTAAG AATAAGATTGGCTCTGGTCGTCTCATGGGCCCCAAAGGAGTGGCTGTGGATCGCAACGGTCACATCATCGCCGTGGACAACAAAGCCTGCTGTGTATTCATCTTCCAGTCCAATGGGAAGCTCGTCACCAAATTCGGAGCAAGAGGAACCACTGACAGGCAGTTTGCAG AAAAAAGTAGTGCAAACTTTGCACTGGAGCAAAAGCTTAGTAAATCTGGTGCAGCCTTCA GCCCCCACTTTGTTGCTGTGAATAACAAGAATGAAATCCTGGTGACAGATTTCCACAATCACTCTGTGAAG GTGTACAATGCTGATGGGGAGTTCCTCTTTAAATTTGGTTCCCATGGCGAAGGGAATGGCCAGTTTAACGCTCCCACAGGTGTGGCGGTGGATGTCAATGGAAACATCATTGTCGCAGACTGGGGAAACAGCAGGATACAG GTGTTTGACAGCTCAGGGTCGTTCCTCTCCTACATCAACACCAGCGCCGACCCCCTGTACGGTCCCCAGGGCCTGGCTCTGACGTCGGACGGCCATGTGGTGGTGGCCGACTCTGGGAACCACTGCTTCAAAGTCTACCGCTACCTGCAGTAG
- the trim3b gene encoding tripartite motif-containing protein 3b isoform X2, translating to MAKRESSCSSPAVVRQIDKQFLVCSICLDHYHNPKVLPCLHTFCERCLQNYIPPQSLTLSCPVCRQTSILPEKGVAALQNNFFITNLMEVLQRNPESSPPEACSVLESVSAAVAGKPLSCPNHEGKVMEFYCESCETAMCLDCTEGEHRDHVTVPLRDVLEQHKAALKTQLDTIGNRLPQLTAAIELVSEISKQLTDRKNEAVTEINATFEELERALQQRKSALITDLENICNAKQKVLQAQLSSLLQGKEHIQSSCSFTEQALSHGSATEVLLVQKQMSERVAALARHDFPERPHQNAHLACVVETEGLRRSIQNLGVLLTTAAVGHTSVATGEGLRHAVVGQPAAVTVTTKDKDGELVRSGNAALRAEITTAGPEGSGGGVRAAEPEVTDNKNGTYEVGYTLRSEGEFAFTLTLYGQPVRGSPFRLRAVKLSDVPASPEDVKRRVKSPSGSTGHIRQKAVRRPSSMYSTTKKKENPIEDELIYRVGSRGREKGEFTNLQGISASSNGRVVVADSNNQCIQVFTNDGQFKMRFGVRGRSPGQLQRPTGVTVDMNGDIIVADYDNRWISIFSPDGKFKNKIGSGRLMGPKGVAVDRNGHIIAVDNKACCVFIFQSNGKLVTKFGARGTTDRQFAGPHFVAVNNKNEILVTDFHNHSVKVYNADGEFLFKFGSHGEGNGQFNAPTGVAVDVNGNIIVADWGNSRIQVFDSSGSFLSYINTSADPLYGPQGLALTSDGHVVVADSGNHCFKVYRYLQ from the exons ATGGCCAAGCGCgagagcagctgcagcagcccaGCAGTGGTGCGGCAGATAGACAAGCAGTTCCTGGTTTGCAGCATCTGCCTGGACCACTACCACAATCCCAAAGTCCTGCCCTGCCTGCACACGTTCTGCGAGAG gTGTTTACAGAACTACATTCCTCCCCAGTCGCTGACCCTGTCATGTCCCGTGTGTCGGCAGACCTCCATCCTACCTGAGAAGGGCGTGGCCGCCCTCCAGAACAACTTCTTCATCACCAACCTGATGGAGGTGCTCCAGCGGAACCCCGAGTCCTCGCCGCCCGAGGCCTGCAGCGTGCTGGAGTCGGTCAGCGCCGCCGTCGCCGGGAAGCCCCTTTCCTGCCCCAATCACGAGGGCAAG GTGATGGAGTTTTACTGCGAGTCGTGTGAGACGGCCATGTGTTTGGACTGCACGGAGGGAGAGCACAGGGATCATGTGACTGTTCCCTTAAGAGACGTCCTGGAGCAGCACAAAGCAGCTCTGAAGACCCAGCTGGACACCATTGGAAACCG GCTTCCTCAGCTCACGGCAGCCATTGAGCTTGTGAGTGAGATCTCCAAGCAGCTGACCGATAGGAAGAACGAAGCAGTGACCGAGATCAACGCCACGTTCGAGGAGCTGGAGCGAGCGCTGCAGCAACGCAAGAGTGCCCTCATCACAGACCTGGAGAACATCTGCAATGCCAAGCAGAAG GTGTTGCAGGCTCAGCTCTCGTCACTGCTCCAGGGTAAGGAGCACATCCAGAGCAGCTGCAGCTTCACTGAGCAGGCTCTGTCTCACGGCAGCGCCACCGAGGTCCTGCTGGTCCAGAAGCAGATGAGCGAGCGCGTGGCGGCCCTGGCGCGCCACGACTTCCCCGAGCGGCCGCACCAGAACGCCCACCTGGCCTGCGTGGTGGAGACGGAGGGCCTCCGCCGCTCCATCCAGAACCTGGGCGTGCTGCTGACCACCGCCGCCGTGGGCCACACGAGCGTGGCCACGGGCGAGGGCCTGCGCCACGCCGTGGTCGGCCAGCCGGCCGCCGTCACAGTCACCACCAAGGACAAGGACGGCGAGCTGGTGCGCTCGGGCAACGCCGCGCTGAGGGCCGAGATCACCACCGCGGGGCCGGAGGGCAGTGGCGGCGGCGTGCGTGCGGCCGAGCCCGAGGTGACGGACAACAAGAACGGCACGTATGAGGTGGGCTACACGCTGCGCAGCGAGGGCGAGTTCGCCTTCACACTCACGCTCTACGGCCAGCCGGTGCGCGGGAGTCCGTTCCGGCTGCGCGCGGTCAAGCTGTCGGACGTGCCGGCGTCACCGGAGGACGTGAAGAGGAGGGTGAAGTCGCCCAGCGGCAGCACCGGACACATCAGGCAGAAGGCCGTCCGGAGGCCCTCCAGCATGTACAGCACCACCAAGAAGAAGGAGAACCCCATCGAGGACGAGCTCATCTACAGAGTGG GCTCACGAGGTCGAGAGAAGGGAGAGTTCACTAATCTGCAAGGCATTTCAGCCTCCAGCAATGGAAGGGTTGTGGTGGCCGACAGCAACAACCAGTGCATTCAG GTGTTTACAAACGATGGGCAGTTCAAGATGAGGTTTGGGGTCAGAGGTCGTTCCCCAGGGCAACTGCAGCGGCCCACAGGTGTTACAGTGGACATGAATGGGGACATCATAGTGGCAGACTATGACAATAGGTGGATCAGCATCTTCTCACCTGACGGAAAGTTTAAG AATAAGATTGGCTCTGGTCGTCTCATGGGCCCCAAAGGAGTGGCTGTGGATCGCAACGGTCACATCATCGCCGTGGACAACAAAGCCTGCTGTGTATTCATCTTCCAGTCCAATGGGAAGCTCGTCACCAAATTCGGAGCAAGAGGAACCACTGACAGGCAGTTTGCAG GCCCCCACTTTGTTGCTGTGAATAACAAGAATGAAATCCTGGTGACAGATTTCCACAATCACTCTGTGAAG GTGTACAATGCTGATGGGGAGTTCCTCTTTAAATTTGGTTCCCATGGCGAAGGGAATGGCCAGTTTAACGCTCCCACAGGTGTGGCGGTGGATGTCAATGGAAACATCATTGTCGCAGACTGGGGAAACAGCAGGATACAG GTGTTTGACAGCTCAGGGTCGTTCCTCTCCTACATCAACACCAGCGCCGACCCCCTGTACGGTCCCCAGGGCCTGGCTCTGACGTCGGACGGCCATGTGGTGGTGGCCGACTCTGGGAACCACTGCTTCAAAGTCTACCGCTACCTGCAGTAG
- the trim3b gene encoding tripartite motif-containing protein 3b isoform X3: MEVLQRNPESSPPEACSVLESVSAAVAGKPLSCPNHEGKVMEFYCESCETAMCLDCTEGEHRDHVTVPLRDVLEQHKAALKTQLDTIGNRLPQLTAAIELVSEISKQLTDRKNEAVTEINATFEELERALQQRKSALITDLENICNAKQKVLQAQLSSLLQGKEHIQSSCSFTEQALSHGSATEVLLVQKQMSERVAALARHDFPERPHQNAHLACVVETEGLRRSIQNLGVLLTTAAVGHTSVATGEGLRHAVVGQPAAVTVTTKDKDGELVRSGNAALRAEITTAGPEGSGGGVRAAEPEVTDNKNGTYEVGYTLRSEGEFAFTLTLYGQPVRGSPFRLRAVKLSDVPASPEDVKRRVKSPSGSTGHIRQKAVRRPSSMYSTTKKKENPIEDELIYRVGSRGREKGEFTNLQGISASSNGRVVVADSNNQCIQVFTNDGQFKMRFGVRGRSPGQLQRPTGVTVDMNGDIIVADYDNRWISIFSPDGKFKNKIGSGRLMGPKGVAVDRNGHIIAVDNKACCVFIFQSNGKLVTKFGARGTTDRQFAEKSSANFALEQKLSKSGAAFSPHFVAVNNKNEILVTDFHNHSVKVYNADGEFLFKFGSHGEGNGQFNAPTGVAVDVNGNIIVADWGNSRIQVFDSSGSFLSYINTSADPLYGPQGLALTSDGHVVVADSGNHCFKVYRYLQ, translated from the exons ATGGAGGTGCTCCAGCGGAACCCCGAGTCCTCGCCGCCCGAGGCCTGCAGCGTGCTGGAGTCGGTCAGCGCCGCCGTCGCCGGGAAGCCCCTTTCCTGCCCCAATCACGAGGGCAAG GTGATGGAGTTTTACTGCGAGTCGTGTGAGACGGCCATGTGTTTGGACTGCACGGAGGGAGAGCACAGGGATCATGTGACTGTTCCCTTAAGAGACGTCCTGGAGCAGCACAAAGCAGCTCTGAAGACCCAGCTGGACACCATTGGAAACCG GCTTCCTCAGCTCACGGCAGCCATTGAGCTTGTGAGTGAGATCTCCAAGCAGCTGACCGATAGGAAGAACGAAGCAGTGACCGAGATCAACGCCACGTTCGAGGAGCTGGAGCGAGCGCTGCAGCAACGCAAGAGTGCCCTCATCACAGACCTGGAGAACATCTGCAATGCCAAGCAGAAG GTGTTGCAGGCTCAGCTCTCGTCACTGCTCCAGGGTAAGGAGCACATCCAGAGCAGCTGCAGCTTCACTGAGCAGGCTCTGTCTCACGGCAGCGCCACCGAGGTCCTGCTGGTCCAGAAGCAGATGAGCGAGCGCGTGGCGGCCCTGGCGCGCCACGACTTCCCCGAGCGGCCGCACCAGAACGCCCACCTGGCCTGCGTGGTGGAGACGGAGGGCCTCCGCCGCTCCATCCAGAACCTGGGCGTGCTGCTGACCACCGCCGCCGTGGGCCACACGAGCGTGGCCACGGGCGAGGGCCTGCGCCACGCCGTGGTCGGCCAGCCGGCCGCCGTCACAGTCACCACCAAGGACAAGGACGGCGAGCTGGTGCGCTCGGGCAACGCCGCGCTGAGGGCCGAGATCACCACCGCGGGGCCGGAGGGCAGTGGCGGCGGCGTGCGTGCGGCCGAGCCCGAGGTGACGGACAACAAGAACGGCACGTATGAGGTGGGCTACACGCTGCGCAGCGAGGGCGAGTTCGCCTTCACACTCACGCTCTACGGCCAGCCGGTGCGCGGGAGTCCGTTCCGGCTGCGCGCGGTCAAGCTGTCGGACGTGCCGGCGTCACCGGAGGACGTGAAGAGGAGGGTGAAGTCGCCCAGCGGCAGCACCGGACACATCAGGCAGAAGGCCGTCCGGAGGCCCTCCAGCATGTACAGCACCACCAAGAAGAAGGAGAACCCCATCGAGGACGAGCTCATCTACAGAGTGG GCTCACGAGGTCGAGAGAAGGGAGAGTTCACTAATCTGCAAGGCATTTCAGCCTCCAGCAATGGAAGGGTTGTGGTGGCCGACAGCAACAACCAGTGCATTCAG GTGTTTACAAACGATGGGCAGTTCAAGATGAGGTTTGGGGTCAGAGGTCGTTCCCCAGGGCAACTGCAGCGGCCCACAGGTGTTACAGTGGACATGAATGGGGACATCATAGTGGCAGACTATGACAATAGGTGGATCAGCATCTTCTCACCTGACGGAAAGTTTAAG AATAAGATTGGCTCTGGTCGTCTCATGGGCCCCAAAGGAGTGGCTGTGGATCGCAACGGTCACATCATCGCCGTGGACAACAAAGCCTGCTGTGTATTCATCTTCCAGTCCAATGGGAAGCTCGTCACCAAATTCGGAGCAAGAGGAACCACTGACAGGCAGTTTGCAG AAAAAAGTAGTGCAAACTTTGCACTGGAGCAAAAGCTTAGTAAATCTGGTGCAGCCTTCA GCCCCCACTTTGTTGCTGTGAATAACAAGAATGAAATCCTGGTGACAGATTTCCACAATCACTCTGTGAAG GTGTACAATGCTGATGGGGAGTTCCTCTTTAAATTTGGTTCCCATGGCGAAGGGAATGGCCAGTTTAACGCTCCCACAGGTGTGGCGGTGGATGTCAATGGAAACATCATTGTCGCAGACTGGGGAAACAGCAGGATACAG GTGTTTGACAGCTCAGGGTCGTTCCTCTCCTACATCAACACCAGCGCCGACCCCCTGTACGGTCCCCAGGGCCTGGCTCTGACGTCGGACGGCCATGTGGTGGTGGCCGACTCTGGGAACCACTGCTTCAAAGTCTACCGCTACCTGCAGTAG
- the trim47 gene encoding E3 ubiquitin-protein ligase TRIM47 isoform X1 → MATAAEKNRGELQKELVCAICLDYFNDPVILKCGHNFCRVCILMHWEENGGDDIGYQCPECRMVFGKMSFTKNYLVKNLVDKLSEFDCLKTVKPAAPSKSIKMDGKCERHNEELKLYCHSDSKPICVVCRESRAHRHHEVAPLPEVIEDMKSELRMRLIKLNWQKSMCSRVKAIDEQAKNDAKMKKQALKEKIEEDVGAMVQFLLDEKDDLLESLQAEEVATVALLDDNLKLVSSEEVSVDKAITDIQNQLSDSANFEAIRKLYTRWVQCPFQGSSSVTATNCPPDWTEFTGPFQLIMWKKMMHVLHTMPQNLTLDLDTAHPCLAISDFDTKVEEGRTRSQEADVPQRFTRFFGVLATAQYSSGQHYWEVDVRDKGVWYLGVTTEYSNRKGFVNLSPSAGYWSLCLQDRLYANEEDARIPVADYWNSPRVGVFLDYDRGRVAFYDAVTMKRIYAFNAYFDEPVSPFFSPGKNDPGSRLQICHYY, encoded by the exons ATGGCTACTGCAGCTGAGAAAAACAGAGGGGAGCTGCAGAAGGAATTGGTCTGTGCCATCTGCCTGGACTATTTCAACGACCCAGTGATTTTGAAATGCGGTCACAATTTCTGCCGTGTGTGCATCCTTATGCACTGGGAAGAAAACGGTGGCGATGATATTGGTTATCAATGCCCGGAGTGCAGAATG GTATTTGGTAAGATGAGCTTTACCAAGAATTACCTGGTCAAGAATTTGGTCGACAAATTAAGTGAATTTGACTGTCTGAAGACAGTCAAGCCAGCTGCTCCATCAAAGTCCATAAAAATGGATGGGAAATGTGAGAGACATAACGAGGAACTGAAGTTGTATTGTCACAGCGATAGTAAACCCATCTGCGTTGTGTGCAGGGAGTCGAGGGCACATAG ACACCATGAAGTGGCGCCTTTACCAGAAGTCATTGAAGACATGAAG AGTGAGTTGAGGATGAGGCTTATCAAGCTGAACTGGCAGAAGTCGatgtgttcaagagtgaaggCCATTGACGAGCAGGCCAAGAATGATGCCAAG ATGAAGAAGCAGGCGTTGAAGGAGAAGATCGAGGAGGACGTGGGAGCGATGGTACAGTTCCTCCTGGACGAGAAGGACGATCTCCTGGAGAGTCTGCAGGCAGAGGAGgtggccactgtggccttgctCGACGACAACCTCAAGCTGGTGAGCAGCGAGGAGGTGTCTGTGGACAAGGCCATCACAGACATCCAGAACCAGCTCAGCGACTCCGCCAACTTTGAG GCCATTCGGAAGTTGTATACCAGGTGGGTTCAATG TCCATTTCAAGGAAGTAGCTCTGTGACGGCCACCAACTGTCCCCCAGACTGGACCGAGTTCACAGGACCATTCCAGCTCATCATGTGGAAGAAGATGATGCATGTCTTACATACAA tGCCTCAGAATCTCACGCTGGACCTGGACACGGCACACCCCTGCCTGGCCATCAGCGACTTCGACACCAAGGTGGAGGAGGGCCGCACGCGCTCGCAGGAGGCCGACGTGCCGCAGCGCTTCACGCGCTTCTTCGGCGTGCTGGCCACGGCGCAGTACTCCAGCGGTCAGCACTACTGGGAGGTGGACGTGCGCGACAAGGGCGTCTGGTACCTGGGCGTCACCACCGAGTACAGCAACCGCAAAGGCTTTGTCAACCTCTCGCCGTCCGCTGGCTACTGGAGCCTGTGCCTGCAGGACCGGCTGTACGCCAACGAGGAGGACGCCCGCATCCCCGTGGCCGACTATTGGAACTCGCCGCGCGTGGGCGTCTTCCTGGATTATGACCGCGGCCGCGTGGCCTTCTACGACGCCGTCACCATGAAGCGCATCTACGCGTTCAACGCCTACTTTGACGAGCCCGTGTCCCCTTTCTTTAGCCCAGGGAAGAATGACCCCGGCAGCCGGCTCCAGATCTGCCACTActactga
- the trim47 gene encoding E3 ubiquitin-protein ligase TRIM47 isoform X2, with translation MATAAEKNRGELQKELVCAICLDYFNDPVILKCGHNFCRVCILMHWEENGGDDIGYQCPECRMVFGKMSFTKNYLVKNLVDKLSEFDCLKTVKPAAPSKSIKMDGKCERHNEELKLYCHSDSKPICVVCRESRAHRHHEVAPLPEVIEDMKSELRMRLIKLNWQKSMCSRVKAIDEQAKNDAKMKKQALKEKIEEDVGAMVQFLLDEKDDLLESLQAEEVATVALLDDNLKLVSSEEVSVDKAITDIQNQLSDSANFEAIRKLYTSPFQGSSSVTATNCPPDWTEFTGPFQLIMWKKMMHVLHTMPQNLTLDLDTAHPCLAISDFDTKVEEGRTRSQEADVPQRFTRFFGVLATAQYSSGQHYWEVDVRDKGVWYLGVTTEYSNRKGFVNLSPSAGYWSLCLQDRLYANEEDARIPVADYWNSPRVGVFLDYDRGRVAFYDAVTMKRIYAFNAYFDEPVSPFFSPGKNDPGSRLQICHYY, from the exons ATGGCTACTGCAGCTGAGAAAAACAGAGGGGAGCTGCAGAAGGAATTGGTCTGTGCCATCTGCCTGGACTATTTCAACGACCCAGTGATTTTGAAATGCGGTCACAATTTCTGCCGTGTGTGCATCCTTATGCACTGGGAAGAAAACGGTGGCGATGATATTGGTTATCAATGCCCGGAGTGCAGAATG GTATTTGGTAAGATGAGCTTTACCAAGAATTACCTGGTCAAGAATTTGGTCGACAAATTAAGTGAATTTGACTGTCTGAAGACAGTCAAGCCAGCTGCTCCATCAAAGTCCATAAAAATGGATGGGAAATGTGAGAGACATAACGAGGAACTGAAGTTGTATTGTCACAGCGATAGTAAACCCATCTGCGTTGTGTGCAGGGAGTCGAGGGCACATAG ACACCATGAAGTGGCGCCTTTACCAGAAGTCATTGAAGACATGAAG AGTGAGTTGAGGATGAGGCTTATCAAGCTGAACTGGCAGAAGTCGatgtgttcaagagtgaaggCCATTGACGAGCAGGCCAAGAATGATGCCAAG ATGAAGAAGCAGGCGTTGAAGGAGAAGATCGAGGAGGACGTGGGAGCGATGGTACAGTTCCTCCTGGACGAGAAGGACGATCTCCTGGAGAGTCTGCAGGCAGAGGAGgtggccactgtggccttgctCGACGACAACCTCAAGCTGGTGAGCAGCGAGGAGGTGTCTGTGGACAAGGCCATCACAGACATCCAGAACCAGCTCAGCGACTCCGCCAACTTTGAG GCCATTCGGAAGTTGTATACCAG TCCATTTCAAGGAAGTAGCTCTGTGACGGCCACCAACTGTCCCCCAGACTGGACCGAGTTCACAGGACCATTCCAGCTCATCATGTGGAAGAAGATGATGCATGTCTTACATACAA tGCCTCAGAATCTCACGCTGGACCTGGACACGGCACACCCCTGCCTGGCCATCAGCGACTTCGACACCAAGGTGGAGGAGGGCCGCACGCGCTCGCAGGAGGCCGACGTGCCGCAGCGCTTCACGCGCTTCTTCGGCGTGCTGGCCACGGCGCAGTACTCCAGCGGTCAGCACTACTGGGAGGTGGACGTGCGCGACAAGGGCGTCTGGTACCTGGGCGTCACCACCGAGTACAGCAACCGCAAAGGCTTTGTCAACCTCTCGCCGTCCGCTGGCTACTGGAGCCTGTGCCTGCAGGACCGGCTGTACGCCAACGAGGAGGACGCCCGCATCCCCGTGGCCGACTATTGGAACTCGCCGCGCGTGGGCGTCTTCCTGGATTATGACCGCGGCCGCGTGGCCTTCTACGACGCCGTCACCATGAAGCGCATCTACGCGTTCAACGCCTACTTTGACGAGCCCGTGTCCCCTTTCTTTAGCCCAGGGAAGAATGACCCCGGCAGCCGGCTCCAGATCTGCCACTActactga